ATTATCTTCCGAAAGGCACTGAAAGTGCAGTAATATTACAGATGATGGAGAAGAGCGTGGAAATATTCCGGGATCATCCGGTGAACATTCGCCGCAGGGAAGCCGGATTACGTCCGGCCACTTCTATCTGGTTATGGGGGGAGGGGAGAAGGCCGTCATTACCCAACTTTGAAAAGAAATACGGATTGAAAGGGAGTGTGATTTCAGCCGTTGACCTGGTATTGGGTATTGGATTATGTGCCGGCCTCGAACCAATAGAAGTACCAGGCGCCACAGGTAATATCCATACTAATTTTGAAGGCAAGACACAGGCTGCTATCGATCAATTACTGAATAAAGGAAAGGATTTTGTTTACCTCCATATAGAGGCCCCGGATGAGAGTGGCCACCGTTATGAAGTTGAAAATAAGGTAAAATCGATTGAGATCATTGATCAACAAATGGTCTTACCCATTAAAGAAGCTTTGGATGCTTCCGGGGAAGAGTATTCCATCATGATCTTACCGGATCATCCTACTCCTTTAAGGTTGAGGACACATACGTCCGATCCTGTCCCCTATGCTATTTATCGGAGTACCGTAGAACGCCGGAGTGAAATTTCTGCATATACGGAAAAGAACGGGGCGGCAACCGGGCTATACATTAGGGAAGGTTTCAGGTT
The sequence above is drawn from the Bacteroidales bacterium genome and encodes:
- a CDS encoding cofactor-independent phosphoglycerate mutase; the protein is MKYIVVLGDGMADEPVDELSGKTPLEVANKPAIDYLTEHGELGMVKTVPDGIPPGSDAANLSVMGYDPNKFYTGRSPLEAVSMGIQLSDTDVTLRCNLVTLSDDVPYASKTMIDYSSDEITSEEAAELIGSLQDKLGSEIFHFYPGRSYRHLLVWKNGKTGNILTPPHDILERKIDDYLPKGTESAVILQMMEKSVEIFRDHPVNIRRREAGLRPATSIWLWGEGRRPSLPNFEKKYGLKGSVISAVDLVLGIGLCAGLEPIEVPGATGNIHTNFEGKTQAAIDQLLNKGKDFVYLHIEAPDESGHRYEVENKVKSIEIIDQQMVLPIKEALDASGEEYSIMILPDHPTPLRLRTHTSDPVPYAIYRSTVERRSEISAYTEKNGAATGLYIREGFRLMDRFLKDEDVF